In Chitinophagaceae bacterium, a genomic segment contains:
- a CDS encoding cytochrome c3 family protein, giving the protein MTKEKLLHSIFPYAIAFLIINTFSITKAISQGAESIPTESSIIQSGEVLFKANCTVCHSIDDKVIGPPLKNVHQRRELSWIIKFVKNSQKVIKSGDTYALELYNQYNQTEMTSFDFSDSEITSIVAYIKNQSEITPSAATSIINPQIVNNTEKNDSNTTYTDILLIALVAILGIILLVLLSILSVLLKYISKKNNLTEEQNEIISEQKSLTSLLKSNFVIGLTVFLFTAIVLKSIIDGLFSIGIQQNYKPTQPIAFSHKLHAGQYKIDCNYCHTSVYKSKNANIPSPNICMNCHGVIQNVGGKSGISPEIKKIYDAVENSTPIEWIRIHNLPDLAYFNHAQHVQVGNVKCQTCHGPIEEMDVVYQYSNLTMGWCINCHRETDINSKGNAYYDNLVKIHNKKSKTPMKVEDIGGLECSKCHY; this is encoded by the coding sequence ATGACTAAAGAAAAATTATTACACAGCATTTTTCCCTATGCAATAGCATTTTTAATAATAAATACTTTTAGTATTACGAAAGCTATCAGCCAAGGTGCCGAAAGTATACCAACAGAATCATCTATTATTCAATCAGGCGAAGTATTATTTAAAGCAAATTGCACAGTTTGCCATTCAATAGACGATAAAGTAATAGGACCACCTCTCAAAAACGTCCACCAAAGAAGAGAACTATCATGGATAATTAAATTTGTGAAAAATTCTCAAAAAGTAATTAAAAGCGGAGATACTTATGCCCTAGAACTCTATAATCAATACAATCAAACAGAGATGACATCTTTTGATTTTTCTGATTCAGAAATAACTTCTATAGTAGCATATATAAAAAACCAATCAGAAATAACCCCTTCTGCCGCCACATCAATAATAAATCCACAAATAGTAAATAATACAGAAAAAAACGACTCAAATACTACCTACACAGATATACTTTTAATAGCGCTTGTTGCTATATTAGGTATTATCTTATTAGTATTACTATCCATATTAAGCGTTTTATTAAAATATATTTCCAAAAAAAATAATCTTACAGAAGAACAAAACGAAATTATATCCGAACAAAAAAGTTTAACAAGCCTATTAAAAAGCAATTTTGTAATCGGTTTAACCGTATTTTTGTTTACCGCTATCGTTCTAAAAAGTATTATAGATGGCCTATTTTCCATAGGAATTCAACAAAACTACAAACCAACACAACCAATCGCTTTTTCACATAAACTCCACGCAGGTCAGTATAAAATAGATTGTAACTACTGCCATACAAGTGTCTATAAAAGTAAAAATGCCAATATCCCATCACCTAATATTTGTATGAACTGCCACGGAGTAATCCAAAATGTAGGAGGAAAATCAGGAATATCCCCCGAAATAAAAAAAATATACGATGCTGTTGAAAATTCTACCCCAATAGAATGGATAAGAATTCATAATCTCCCAGATTTAGCATACTTTAATCACGCACAACACGTCCAAGTAGGAAATGTAAAATGCCAAACATGCCATGGACCAATAGAAGAAATGGATGTAGTATATCAATACTCTAACCTCACAATGGGATGGTGTATAAATTGTCACCGCGAAACAGATATAAATAGTAAAGGTAACGCCTATTACGATAATTTAGTAAAAATTCACAATAAAAAAAGCAAAACCCCAATGAAAGTAGAAGACATCGGAGGACTAGAATGCTCAAAATGCCATTATTAA